In one Drosophila pseudoobscura strain MV-25-SWS-2005 chromosome X, UCI_Dpse_MV25, whole genome shotgun sequence genomic region, the following are encoded:
- the Abca3 gene encoding ATP-binding cassette sub-family A member 3 isoform X2, protein MAKVTNWDKFVLLLWKNWTLQWSHKWQMVIELVLPAIFSLLLVLVRTLVDTEPMPDRLYQQQNISNLDLLKHTLHSSSYFGKLLELIAPNRRSNTDTSLKPFLFKLYYSPYNPVLDKLVNETCRLLQLQSYHSSVDAATLQSDLVAERAFAGIQFSDDWSTIGINDSLPDDFSFALRFPSELRTATIAIANTWLTMRLFPSIDLTGPRNEPEEDGGIPVGYLREGFLPLQHVLSMSYLRQKAEVLSENVTLPEVWMQRYPFPAYIFDPLLEGMSSIMSLIILLSFIYPCTYITKYITAEKEKQLKEVMKIMGLSNWLHWTAWFVKSFIMLTISAILIAILVKINWSEGVAVLTHANFTALVFFLIVYVVASICFCFMMATFFSKASTAAAVTGLIWFIAYIPFSFTINTYDDLSLGTKLGWSLISNTAMGFGIKLILGFEGTGEGLQWSNLFTPVSVDDTLTVGAVMLMMLASCFICMTICLYVEQIMPGSFGVPKPWNFPFTMEFWCGEREYMGVEDMPVNGGLEENRDPNAFEREPEGKHIGVQMRHLKKKFADKMVVKGVSMNMFEDEITVLLGHNGAGKTTTISMLTGMFPPTSGTAILNGSDIRTNIEGARMSLGICPQHNVLFDEMSVANHIRFFSRMKGLRGKAVEHEVNKYLKMIELEDKANVASSKLSGGMKRKLSVCCALCGDTKVVLCDEPSSGMDPSARRQLWDLLQQEKIGRTLLLTTHFMDEADVLGDRIAIMCDGELKCHGTSFFLKKKYGSGYRLICVKRDNCETNEVTALLQKYVPGLKPECDIGAELSYQLPDNYSSKFEEMFGQLEEQSDELHLNGYGVGITSMEEVFMKVGAEKDGAGNLKDASEIMNGGTGYSKEDNNHHDNESIQSDGIFSENRRLLQGMKLLSNQWKAMFLKKILYTWRNKLLLLIQNLMPIFFVVVTILIIETQGTFMELKPITMSLTQYPLAVTVLERQDFRNGSLGDRIATQYAALAQSYGSDYELQETPAEKSFTDYILELGRTIQVRINSRYLTAATVNETHIVAWLNNQPMHTAPLTVNLAHNAIGMALNPKIRISVTNAPLPYTTDTILTQLSTGNNLGTQLAINLCFCMCFVSSIYILFMIKERESRAKLLQFVGGVKVWTFWLSQFICDFATYIFTAFIMILTILCFQEAGLSSFGELARYFLLLLLFGFSALPFIYIMSLFFKEPATGFARVSIVNIFCGMALFIVVVVMSSDFFDTKDTADVLGWVFRIFPHFSLAMGLNKVYINTATRNACEKLGLPPVLLCEMLPKCCNMKPWFAWAEPGVGPETTYMITTGVVFFLIIIVLEFRIIGELIYKIRQALSKPPPPPVEGYLDDDVAQERERIFNMSTPELAAKNLVLDRVTKYYGNFLAVNQVSLCVQEVECFGLLGVNGAGKTTTFKMMTGDERISSGAAYVQGLSLESDMNSIYKMIGYCPQFDALLDDLTGREVLRIFCLLRGVQEGRIKQLSEDLAKSFGFMKHIDKRTAAYSGGNKRKLSTAIAVIGSPSVVYLDEPTTGMDPAARRQLWNMVCRIRDSGKSIVLTSHSMEECEALCTRLAIMVNGEFKCIGSTQHLKNKFSKGLILKIKVRRNLEALRQMRHSSSFAAGTRNADEQTVPEQMAQQSINQVKEFVEREFPHSILQEEYQGILTFYIPLTGVKWSRIFGLMESNREELNVEDYSVSQTTLEEIFLEFAKYQREDTRAQQ, encoded by the exons ATGGCAAAGGTCACCAACTGGGACAAGTTCGTCCTTCTGCTGTGGAAGAACTGGACGCTACAATGGAGCCACAAGTGGCAGATGGTCATCGAATTGGTGCTCCCGGCGATCTTCTCCCTGCTGCTGGTCCTCGTCCGCACTCTGGTCGACACCGAACCGATGCCTGACCGGCTGTACCAACAGCAGAACATCTCCAATCTGGATCTGCTGAA ACATACGTTGCATAGTTCGTCCTACTTTGGCAAACTCCTAGAGCTGATTGCACCCAACCGAAGGAG CAACACCGACACGAGTCTGAAACCTTTCCTCTTCAAACTGTACTACTCGCCGTACAATCCCGTGCTGGACAAGCTCGTCAACGAGACCTGCAGGCTACTGCAGCTACAGAGCTACCACTCATCGGTGGATGCGGCCACATTGCAGTCGGATCTGGTGGCGGAGCGAGCCTTTGCGGGCATACAATTCAGCGATGATTGGTCGACGATTGGTATCAACGACTCCCTGCCGGATGACTTCAGCTTCGCCCTGAGATTCCCCTCGGAGCTGCGAACGGCCACGATAGCGATAGCCAACACGTGGCTGACAATGCGGCTCTTTCCCAGCATTGATTTGACGGGGCCGAGGAATGAGCCGGAGGAAGACGGTGGCATACCGGTGGGATATCTGCGAGAGGGCTTCCTGCCGCTGCAGCATGTCCTGTCGATGAGCTATCTGCGACAGAAGGCCGAGGTGCTGTCGGAGAATGTGACCCTGCCGGAGGTGTGGATGCAGCGATACCCGTTTCCGGCCTACATCTTTGATCCCCTGCTGGAGGGCATGTCTTCGATAATGTCGCTGATTATCCTCCTCAGCTTCATCTATCCGTGCACGTACATCACAAAG TACATCACCgccgagaaggagaagcagctcAAGGAGGTAATGAAGATCATGGGCCTCAGCAATTGGCTGCACTGGACCGCCTGGTTCGTCAAGTCCTTCATCATGCTGACCATCTCGGCGATTCTCATTGCCATACTCGTGAAGATCAACTGGAGCGAAGGCGTTGCCGTCCTGACCCACGCAAATTTCACCGCCCTGGTGTTCTTTCTGATCGTCTACGTCGTCGCGAGCATCTGCTTTTGCTTCATGATGGCCACGTTCTTCTCCAAGGCCAGCACTGCCGCGGCTGTGACGGGTCTGATCTGGTTCATTGCCTACATCCCATTCTCCTTTACAATCAACACGTACGACGATCTCAGTCTCGGGACGAAGCTGGGCTGGAGCCTGATCTCCAACACGGCCATGGGCTTTGGCATTAAGCTGATCCTTGGATTCGAGGGCACCGGCGAGGGTCTCCAGTGGAGCAATCTCTTCACCCCCGTGTCCGTTGACGATACCCTGACGGTAGGGGCtgtgatgctgatgatgctcGCCTCCTGCTTCATTTGCATGACCATCTGTCTGTATGTGGAGCAGATAATGCCAGGGAGCTTTGGTGTCCCGAAGCCATGGAATTTCCCCTTTACTATGGAGTTTTGGTGCGGCGAGAGGGAGTATATGGGTGTCGAAGATATGCCCGTCAATGGGGGGCTGGAGGAGAACCGCGATCCGAATGCCTTTGAAAGGGAACCGGAGGGCAAACACATCGGTGTACAGATGCGGCATCTGAAGAAGAAATTCGCGGACAAAATGGTCGTCAAGGGTGTGTCGATGAACATGTTCGAGGATGAGATCACAGTGCTACTCGGACACAACGGCGCTGGCAAGACCACGACCATATCGATGCTCACGGGCATGTTTCCGCCGACCAGTGGCACGGCTATACTCAATGGCAGCGACATACGCACCAATATCGAGGGGGCGCGCATGTCCCTTGGCATCTGTCCGCAGCACAATGTCCTCTTCGACGAGATGAGTGTCGCGAATCACATACGCTTCTTCAGCCGCATGAAGGGGCTGCGGGGCAAGGCCGTCGAGCATGAGGTAAACAAGTACCTGAAGATGATCGAGCTGGAGGACAAGGCGAATGTGGCCTCCTCGAAGCTATCGGGCGGCATGAAGCGAAAGCTCTCTGTGTGCTGTGCCCTGTGCGGCGACACCAAGGTGGTGCTGTGCGACGAGCCCAGCTCTGGCATGGATCCGTCCGCTCGCCGACAGCTGTGGgatctgctgcagcaggagaagatCGGTCGGACACTGCTCCTGACGACACACTTTATGGACGAGGCGGATGTGCTCGGCGATCGCATAGCCATCATGTGCGATGGCGAGCTCAAATGTCATGGCACATCGTTCTTTTTGAAGAAGAAATACGGCTCGGGCTATCGATTG ATCTGCGTGAAGCGTGACAACTGCGAGACGAACGAGGTGACGGCCTTGCTGCAGAAGTACGTGCCTGGCCTGAAACCCGAGTGCGATATTGGAGCGGAGCTCTCGTACCAATTGCCGGATAACTATTCCTCGAAATTTGAGGAGATGTTCgggcagctggaggagcaaTCGGATGAGCTGCATCTGAATGGCTATGGCGTGGGCATCACCTCCATGGAGGAGGTCTTCATGAAGGTCGGTGCCGAGAAGGATGGCGCCGGCAATCTGAAGGATGCCAGCGAAATAATGAACGGCGGCACTGGCTATAGCAAGGAGGACAACAACCACCACGACAACGAATCGATACAGT CCGATGGCATCTTCTCCGAGAATCGTCGCCTGCTTCAAGGAATGAAGCTCCTTTCGAATCAATGGAAAGCCATGTTCCTCAAGAAGATCTTGTACACGTGGCGCAacaagctgctgctcctcatcCAGAACTTAATGCCCATTTTCTTTGTGGTTGTCACGATCCTCATCATCGAAACGCAGGGCACCTTCATGGAACTGAAGCCCATCACCATGTCCCTCACACAGTATCCTTTGGCTGTGACAGTACTGGAGCGCCAGGATTTCAGGAATGGCTCACTGGGCGACCGCATAGCCACACAGTATGCCGCCTTGGCCCAGTCCTATGGCTCAGATTATGAGCTGCAAGAGACGCCCGCAGAGAAATCCTTCACGGACTACATCCTGGAGCTGGGCAGGACGATACAGGTGCGGATCAATTCGCGTTACCTCACAGCGGCCACTGTCAACGAGACGCATATTGTGGCCTGGCTGAACAACCAGCCAATGCATACGGCGCCCCTCACCGTCAATCTGGCCCACAATGCCATTGGCATGGCCCTCAATCCAAAGATCAGGATATCCGTGACGAATGCCCCACTTCCGTACACCACCGACACGATCCTCACGCAGCTCTCGACGGGCAATAATCTGGGCACCCAATTGGCCATCAATTTGTGCTTCTGCATGTGCTTCGTCAGCTCCATTTATATCCTGTTCATGATCAAGGAGCGCGAATCGCGGGCCAAGCTCCTCCAGTTCGTGGGCGGAGTCAAGGTGTGGACCTTCTGGCTGTCGCAATTCATTTGCGACTTTGCCACCTACATCTTTACAGCGTTCATTATGATCCTCACGATACTGTGCTTCCAAGAGGCGGGTCTCTCGTCCTTCGGGGAGCTGGCACGTtacttcctgctgctgctgctctttggcTTCTCGGCGCTGCCGTTCATCTACATCATGTCGCTCTTCTTTAAGGAGCCCGCCACCGGGTTTGCCCGCGTCTCCATCGTCAATATCTTCTGCGGAATGGCTCTGTTTATTGTCGTTGTGGTTATGTCCTCGGATTTCTTCGATACCAAGGACACCGCAGACGTTCTGGGCTGGGTTTTCCGCATCTTTCCACACTTTTCGCTGGCCATGGGCCTCAACAAGGTGTACATCAATACGGCCACAAGGAATGCCTGCGAGAAGCTGGGCCTGCCACCCGTACTGCTCTGCGAAATGCTACCCAAATGTTGCA ATATGAAGCCATGGTTTGCTTGGGCGGAGCCTGGCGTCGGCCCCGAAACCACCTACATGATCACAACGGGCGTTGTTTTtttcctcatcatcatcgtcctgGAATTCAGAATCATCGGCGAGCTCATCTACAAGATACGCCAAGCGTTAAG TaagccaccaccgccacccgTGGAGGGTTATCTGGATGACGATGTGGCCCAGGAGCGGGAGCGCATTTTCAATATGAGTACCCCCGAATTGGCCGCCAAGAATCTGGTGTTGGATCGTGTGACCAAATATTATGGCAACTTTTTGGCCGTCAATCAAGTGTCGCTCTGCGTGCAGGA GGTCGAGTGCTTCGGACTGTTGGGCGTGAATGGAGCGGGCAAGACGACCACCTTCAAGATGATGACTGGCGACGAGCGCATCAGCTCGGGGGCGGCCTATGTGCAGGGCTTGAGCCTGGAATCGGACATGAATAGCATCTACAAGATGATCGGCTACTGTCCGCAGTTCGACGCCCTGCTGGACGATCTGACGGGGCGCGAGGTGCTGCGCATTTTCTGCCTGTTGCGTGGCGTCCAGGAGGGACGGATCAAGCAGCTGTCGGAGGATCTGGCGAAGTCGTTTGGCTTCATGAAGCACATAGATAAGCGAACGGCCGCCTACAGCGGTGGCAACAAGCGGAAGCTGAGCACCGCCATAGCCGTCATTGGCAGCCCCTCGGTGGTGTACCTGGATGAGCCGACAACGGGAATGGATCCGGCGGCACGTCGCCAGCTGTGGAACATGGTCTGTCGCATCCGTGACTCGGGCAAATCGATTGTCCTCACCTCCCACAGCATGGAGGAGTGCGAGGCTCTATGCACGCGTCTGGCCATCATGGTCAATGGCGAGTTCAAGTGCATTGGCAGCACGCAGCATCTAAAGAACAAGTTCTCCAAGGGACTGATCCTGAAGATCAAGGTGCGACGGAATCTGGAGGCACTGCGACAGATgcggcacagcagcagcttcgCAGCGGGCACAAGGAATGCCGATGAGCAGACGGTGCCCGAGCAGATGGCACAGCAGAGCATCAACCAAGTGAAGGAGTTTGTGGAGCGCGAATTTCCACATTCCATATTGCA AGAGGAATATCAGGGCATTTTAACATTCTACATTCCATTGACGGGCGTCAAATGGTCGCGTATCTTTGGCCTAATGGAGAGCAATCGCGAGGAGTTGAATGTCGAAGACTATTCGGTCAGTCAGACCACATTGGAGGAGATATTCCTCGAGTTTGCCAAGTACCAGCGCGAGGATACGCGTGCCCAACAGTGA
- the Abca3 gene encoding ATP-binding cassette sub-family A member 3 isoform X4: MAKVTNWDKFVLLLWKNWTLQWSHKWQMVIELVLPAIFSLLLVLVRTLVDTEPMPDRLYQQQNISNLDLLNNTDTSLKPFLFKLYYSPYNPVLDKLVNETCRLLQLQSYHSSVDAATLQSDLVAERAFAGIQFSDDWSTIGINDSLPDDFSFALRFPSELRTATIAIANTWLTMRLFPSIDLTGPRNEPEEDGGIPVGYLREGFLPLQHVLSMSYLRQKAEVLSENVTLPEVWMQRYPFPAYIFDPLLEGMSSIMSLIILLSFIYPCTYITKYITAEKEKQLKEVMKIMGLSNWLHWTAWFVKSFIMLTISAILIAILVKINWSEGVAVLTHANFTALVFFLIVYVVASICFCFMMATFFSKASTAAAVTGLIWFIAYIPFSFTINTYDDLSLGTKLGWSLISNTAMGFGIKLILGFEGTGEGLQWSNLFTPVSVDDTLTVGAVMLMMLASCFICMTICLYVEQIMPGSFGVPKPWNFPFTMEFWCGEREYMGVEDMPVNGGLEENRDPNAFEREPEGKHIGVQMRHLKKKFADKMVVKGVSMNMFEDEITVLLGHNGAGKTTTISMLTGMFPPTSGTAILNGSDIRTNIEGARMSLGICPQHNVLFDEMSVANHIRFFSRMKGLRGKAVEHEVNKYLKMIELEDKANVASSKLSGGMKRKLSVCCALCGDTKVVLCDEPSSGMDPSARRQLWDLLQQEKIGRTLLLTTHFMDEADVLGDRIAIMCDGELKCHGTSFFLKKKYGSGYRLICVKRDNCETNEVTALLQKYVPGLKPECDIGAELSYQLPDNYSSKFEEMFGQLEEQSDELHLNGYGVGITSMEEVFMKVGAEKDGAGNLKDASEIMNGGTGYSKEDNNHHDNESIQSDGIFSENRRLLQGMKLLSNQWKAMFLKKILYTWRNKLLLLIQNLMPIFFVVVTILIIETQGTFMELKPITMSLTQYPLAVTVLERQDFRNGSLGDRIATQYAALAQSYGSDYELQETPAEKSFTDYILELGRTIQVRINSRYLTAATVNETHIVAWLNNQPMHTAPLTVNLAHNAIGMALNPKIRISVTNAPLPYTTDTILTQLSTGNNLGTQLAINLCFCMCFVSSIYILFMIKERESRAKLLQFVGGVKVWTFWLSQFICDFATYIFTAFIMILTILCFQEAGLSSFGELARYFLLLLLFGFSALPFIYIMSLFFKEPATGFARVSIVNIFCGMALFIVVVVMSSDFFDTKDTADVLGWVFRIFPHFSLAMGLNKVYINTATRNACEKLGLPPVLLCEMLPKCCNMKPWFAWAEPGVGPETTYMITTGVVFFLIIIVLEFRIIGELIYKIRQALSKPPPPPVEGYLDDDVAQERERIFNMSTPELAAKNLVLDRVTKYYGNFLAVNQVSLCVQEVECFGLLGVNGAGKTTTFKMMTGDERISSGAAYVQGLSLESDMNSIYKMIGYCPQFDALLDDLTGREVLRIFCLLRGVQEGRIKQLSEDLAKSFGFMKHIDKRTAAYSGGNKRKLSTAIAVIGSPSVVYLDEPTTGMDPAARRQLWNMVCRIRDSGKSIVLTSHSMEECEALCTRLAIMVNGEFKCIGSTQHLKNKFSKGLILKIKVRRNLEALRQMRHSSSFAAGTRNADEQTVPEQMAQQSINQVKEFVEREFPHSILQEEYQGILTFYIPLTGVKWSRIFGLMESNREELNVEDYSVSQTTLEEIFLEFAKYQREDTRAQQ, translated from the exons ATGGCAAAGGTCACCAACTGGGACAAGTTCGTCCTTCTGCTGTGGAAGAACTGGACGCTACAATGGAGCCACAAGTGGCAGATGGTCATCGAATTGGTGCTCCCGGCGATCTTCTCCCTGCTGCTGGTCCTCGTCCGCACTCTGGTCGACACCGAACCGATGCCTGACCGGCTGTACCAACAGCAGAACATCTCCAATCTGGATCTGCTGAA CAACACCGACACGAGTCTGAAACCTTTCCTCTTCAAACTGTACTACTCGCCGTACAATCCCGTGCTGGACAAGCTCGTCAACGAGACCTGCAGGCTACTGCAGCTACAGAGCTACCACTCATCGGTGGATGCGGCCACATTGCAGTCGGATCTGGTGGCGGAGCGAGCCTTTGCGGGCATACAATTCAGCGATGATTGGTCGACGATTGGTATCAACGACTCCCTGCCGGATGACTTCAGCTTCGCCCTGAGATTCCCCTCGGAGCTGCGAACGGCCACGATAGCGATAGCCAACACGTGGCTGACAATGCGGCTCTTTCCCAGCATTGATTTGACGGGGCCGAGGAATGAGCCGGAGGAAGACGGTGGCATACCGGTGGGATATCTGCGAGAGGGCTTCCTGCCGCTGCAGCATGTCCTGTCGATGAGCTATCTGCGACAGAAGGCCGAGGTGCTGTCGGAGAATGTGACCCTGCCGGAGGTGTGGATGCAGCGATACCCGTTTCCGGCCTACATCTTTGATCCCCTGCTGGAGGGCATGTCTTCGATAATGTCGCTGATTATCCTCCTCAGCTTCATCTATCCGTGCACGTACATCACAAAG TACATCACCgccgagaaggagaagcagctcAAGGAGGTAATGAAGATCATGGGCCTCAGCAATTGGCTGCACTGGACCGCCTGGTTCGTCAAGTCCTTCATCATGCTGACCATCTCGGCGATTCTCATTGCCATACTCGTGAAGATCAACTGGAGCGAAGGCGTTGCCGTCCTGACCCACGCAAATTTCACCGCCCTGGTGTTCTTTCTGATCGTCTACGTCGTCGCGAGCATCTGCTTTTGCTTCATGATGGCCACGTTCTTCTCCAAGGCCAGCACTGCCGCGGCTGTGACGGGTCTGATCTGGTTCATTGCCTACATCCCATTCTCCTTTACAATCAACACGTACGACGATCTCAGTCTCGGGACGAAGCTGGGCTGGAGCCTGATCTCCAACACGGCCATGGGCTTTGGCATTAAGCTGATCCTTGGATTCGAGGGCACCGGCGAGGGTCTCCAGTGGAGCAATCTCTTCACCCCCGTGTCCGTTGACGATACCCTGACGGTAGGGGCtgtgatgctgatgatgctcGCCTCCTGCTTCATTTGCATGACCATCTGTCTGTATGTGGAGCAGATAATGCCAGGGAGCTTTGGTGTCCCGAAGCCATGGAATTTCCCCTTTACTATGGAGTTTTGGTGCGGCGAGAGGGAGTATATGGGTGTCGAAGATATGCCCGTCAATGGGGGGCTGGAGGAGAACCGCGATCCGAATGCCTTTGAAAGGGAACCGGAGGGCAAACACATCGGTGTACAGATGCGGCATCTGAAGAAGAAATTCGCGGACAAAATGGTCGTCAAGGGTGTGTCGATGAACATGTTCGAGGATGAGATCACAGTGCTACTCGGACACAACGGCGCTGGCAAGACCACGACCATATCGATGCTCACGGGCATGTTTCCGCCGACCAGTGGCACGGCTATACTCAATGGCAGCGACATACGCACCAATATCGAGGGGGCGCGCATGTCCCTTGGCATCTGTCCGCAGCACAATGTCCTCTTCGACGAGATGAGTGTCGCGAATCACATACGCTTCTTCAGCCGCATGAAGGGGCTGCGGGGCAAGGCCGTCGAGCATGAGGTAAACAAGTACCTGAAGATGATCGAGCTGGAGGACAAGGCGAATGTGGCCTCCTCGAAGCTATCGGGCGGCATGAAGCGAAAGCTCTCTGTGTGCTGTGCCCTGTGCGGCGACACCAAGGTGGTGCTGTGCGACGAGCCCAGCTCTGGCATGGATCCGTCCGCTCGCCGACAGCTGTGGgatctgctgcagcaggagaagatCGGTCGGACACTGCTCCTGACGACACACTTTATGGACGAGGCGGATGTGCTCGGCGATCGCATAGCCATCATGTGCGATGGCGAGCTCAAATGTCATGGCACATCGTTCTTTTTGAAGAAGAAATACGGCTCGGGCTATCGATTG ATCTGCGTGAAGCGTGACAACTGCGAGACGAACGAGGTGACGGCCTTGCTGCAGAAGTACGTGCCTGGCCTGAAACCCGAGTGCGATATTGGAGCGGAGCTCTCGTACCAATTGCCGGATAACTATTCCTCGAAATTTGAGGAGATGTTCgggcagctggaggagcaaTCGGATGAGCTGCATCTGAATGGCTATGGCGTGGGCATCACCTCCATGGAGGAGGTCTTCATGAAGGTCGGTGCCGAGAAGGATGGCGCCGGCAATCTGAAGGATGCCAGCGAAATAATGAACGGCGGCACTGGCTATAGCAAGGAGGACAACAACCACCACGACAACGAATCGATACAGT CCGATGGCATCTTCTCCGAGAATCGTCGCCTGCTTCAAGGAATGAAGCTCCTTTCGAATCAATGGAAAGCCATGTTCCTCAAGAAGATCTTGTACACGTGGCGCAacaagctgctgctcctcatcCAGAACTTAATGCCCATTTTCTTTGTGGTTGTCACGATCCTCATCATCGAAACGCAGGGCACCTTCATGGAACTGAAGCCCATCACCATGTCCCTCACACAGTATCCTTTGGCTGTGACAGTACTGGAGCGCCAGGATTTCAGGAATGGCTCACTGGGCGACCGCATAGCCACACAGTATGCCGCCTTGGCCCAGTCCTATGGCTCAGATTATGAGCTGCAAGAGACGCCCGCAGAGAAATCCTTCACGGACTACATCCTGGAGCTGGGCAGGACGATACAGGTGCGGATCAATTCGCGTTACCTCACAGCGGCCACTGTCAACGAGACGCATATTGTGGCCTGGCTGAACAACCAGCCAATGCATACGGCGCCCCTCACCGTCAATCTGGCCCACAATGCCATTGGCATGGCCCTCAATCCAAAGATCAGGATATCCGTGACGAATGCCCCACTTCCGTACACCACCGACACGATCCTCACGCAGCTCTCGACGGGCAATAATCTGGGCACCCAATTGGCCATCAATTTGTGCTTCTGCATGTGCTTCGTCAGCTCCATTTATATCCTGTTCATGATCAAGGAGCGCGAATCGCGGGCCAAGCTCCTCCAGTTCGTGGGCGGAGTCAAGGTGTGGACCTTCTGGCTGTCGCAATTCATTTGCGACTTTGCCACCTACATCTTTACAGCGTTCATTATGATCCTCACGATACTGTGCTTCCAAGAGGCGGGTCTCTCGTCCTTCGGGGAGCTGGCACGTtacttcctgctgctgctgctctttggcTTCTCGGCGCTGCCGTTCATCTACATCATGTCGCTCTTCTTTAAGGAGCCCGCCACCGGGTTTGCCCGCGTCTCCATCGTCAATATCTTCTGCGGAATGGCTCTGTTTATTGTCGTTGTGGTTATGTCCTCGGATTTCTTCGATACCAAGGACACCGCAGACGTTCTGGGCTGGGTTTTCCGCATCTTTCCACACTTTTCGCTGGCCATGGGCCTCAACAAGGTGTACATCAATACGGCCACAAGGAATGCCTGCGAGAAGCTGGGCCTGCCACCCGTACTGCTCTGCGAAATGCTACCCAAATGTTGCA ATATGAAGCCATGGTTTGCTTGGGCGGAGCCTGGCGTCGGCCCCGAAACCACCTACATGATCACAACGGGCGTTGTTTTtttcctcatcatcatcgtcctgGAATTCAGAATCATCGGCGAGCTCATCTACAAGATACGCCAAGCGTTAAG TaagccaccaccgccacccgTGGAGGGTTATCTGGATGACGATGTGGCCCAGGAGCGGGAGCGCATTTTCAATATGAGTACCCCCGAATTGGCCGCCAAGAATCTGGTGTTGGATCGTGTGACCAAATATTATGGCAACTTTTTGGCCGTCAATCAAGTGTCGCTCTGCGTGCAGGA GGTCGAGTGCTTCGGACTGTTGGGCGTGAATGGAGCGGGCAAGACGACCACCTTCAAGATGATGACTGGCGACGAGCGCATCAGCTCGGGGGCGGCCTATGTGCAGGGCTTGAGCCTGGAATCGGACATGAATAGCATCTACAAGATGATCGGCTACTGTCCGCAGTTCGACGCCCTGCTGGACGATCTGACGGGGCGCGAGGTGCTGCGCATTTTCTGCCTGTTGCGTGGCGTCCAGGAGGGACGGATCAAGCAGCTGTCGGAGGATCTGGCGAAGTCGTTTGGCTTCATGAAGCACATAGATAAGCGAACGGCCGCCTACAGCGGTGGCAACAAGCGGAAGCTGAGCACCGCCATAGCCGTCATTGGCAGCCCCTCGGTGGTGTACCTGGATGAGCCGACAACGGGAATGGATCCGGCGGCACGTCGCCAGCTGTGGAACATGGTCTGTCGCATCCGTGACTCGGGCAAATCGATTGTCCTCACCTCCCACAGCATGGAGGAGTGCGAGGCTCTATGCACGCGTCTGGCCATCATGGTCAATGGCGAGTTCAAGTGCATTGGCAGCACGCAGCATCTAAAGAACAAGTTCTCCAAGGGACTGATCCTGAAGATCAAGGTGCGACGGAATCTGGAGGCACTGCGACAGATgcggcacagcagcagcttcgCAGCGGGCACAAGGAATGCCGATGAGCAGACGGTGCCCGAGCAGATGGCACAGCAGAGCATCAACCAAGTGAAGGAGTTTGTGGAGCGCGAATTTCCACATTCCATATTGCA AGAGGAATATCAGGGCATTTTAACATTCTACATTCCATTGACGGGCGTCAAATGGTCGCGTATCTTTGGCCTAATGGAGAGCAATCGCGAGGAGTTGAATGTCGAAGACTATTCGGTCAGTCAGACCACATTGGAGGAGATATTCCTCGAGTTTGCCAAGTACCAGCGCGAGGATACGCGTGCCCAACAGTGA